Proteins co-encoded in one Oncorhynchus keta strain PuntledgeMale-10-30-2019 chromosome 36, Oket_V2, whole genome shotgun sequence genomic window:
- the LOC118369516 gene encoding eukaryotic translation initiation factor 3 subunit A-like isoform X2, translating to MPAYFQRPENALKRANEFLEVGKKQPALDVLYDVIKSKKHRTWQKIHEPIMVKYLELCVDLRKSHLAKEGLYQYKNICQQVNIKSLEDVVRAYLKLAEEKTETAKGESQQMVLDIEDLDNIQTPESVLLSAVSGEDTQDRTDRLLLTPWVKFLWESYRQCLDLLRNNSKVERLYHDIAQQAFKFCLQYTRKAEFRKLCDNLRMHLGQIQRHHNQSTAINLNNPESQSMHLETRLVQLDSAIAMELWQEAFKAVEDIHGLFALSKKPPKPQLMANYYNKVSTVFWKSGNALFHACTLHRLYHLSREMRKNLTQEEMQRMSTRVLLATLSIPITPERTDIARLLDMDGIIVEKHRRLATLLGLQSPPTRQSLINDMVRFNLLQYIVPEVKELYNWLEMDFHPLKLSGRVAKVLNWVRDQSEKEADLQQYVPHLQSNTILRLLQQVAQIYQSIEFSRLASLVPFVDAFQLERSIVDAARHCDLQVRIDHTTRNLSFGSDLNYSTKEDSPVGPFLQNMPSAQIRNQLTAMSSSLAKAIQVIKPASMLQEREEQSHLAITAYLKNGRKEHQRILARRQTIEERKERLENLNIQREKEELEQREAELQKVRKAEEERLRQEAKEREKERIMQEHEQIKKKTVRERLEQIKKTELGAKAFKYFDIENLEDLDPDFIMSKQVEQLEKEKRELQDRLKNQEKKIDYFERAKRLEEIPLIKKAYEEQRVKDMELWELQEEERISNMKVEREKALEHKQRMSRMMQDKENFVGKITDARSFIYEEKLKQFQERLVEERTKRREERKIHRKEDRRNTFYRNKEEEAQRIHEEQLKKEREERERIEQEAREAEEAVYQERLAKLEEQERKQRARQQEIEERERRREEEMRAPARSEEKPRGEAKDWGAEKEEGGGGWRRRTEVESERRRPVPDNVTVQAKDWRVEGREDVGEDRDREPPFRRGGDGPRRGGDDDRGPPRRGFGDDDRPLRRGMDEDRPPRRTFGDDDRGPRRGGDEDRGPRRGFDDGPRRGMDESRGPRRGADDDTWGPRRGGDDERGGPRDDKPWKPAVRPVALVSASGGGWREREKAREESWGPPREGGGRKEDEEGEREEREEKQESERFPERRPPREEGSGGGGAWRRPGADEAPKKSWRDSVRQEEPAREDRPPIRRERPDRRDDRDRPPPSREPEEGGSSWRRAGDDKREERKEERPIPPRPREGEREEDGEKSSWRSEKDKENAGRPKKTTDETDDDGWTTVARR from the exons ATGCCGGCATATTTCCAACGACCGGAGAATGCTCTCAAACGAGCAAATG AGTTCTTGGAGGTTGGCAAAAAGCAGCCAGCTTTGGATGTCTTGTACGATGTCATCAAGAGCAAAAAGCATCGAACATGGCAGAAGATCCACGAGCCCATCATGGTCAAGTACCTGGAGCTCTGTGTTGACCTGCGCAAGAGCCACCTGGCAAAGGAGGGTCTCTACCAGTACAAGAACATCTGCCAGCAG GTGAACATCAAATCCCTCGAGGATGTGGTTCGAGCCTACCTGAAGTTGGCCGAGGAGAAGACCGAGACCGCCAAGGGGGAGTCACAGCAGATGGTCCTGGACATTGAGGACCTTGACAACATCCAGACTCCTGAGag TGTACTTCTGAGTGCTGTGAGTGGTGAAGACACCCAGGATCGTACAGACCGTCTGCTGCTCACTCCTTGGGTGAAATTTCTGTGGGAATCCTACCGCCAATGCCTGGACCTGCTGCGTAACAACTCCAAGGTGGAGCGCCTATACCATGACATTGCCCAACAAG CTTTCAAGTTCTGCCTTCAGTACACCCGTAAGGCAGAGTTCCGGAAGCTGTGCGACAATCTACGCATGCATCTGGGTCAGATCCAGCGCCACCACAACCAGAGTACGGCCATCAACCTGAACAACCCTGAGAGCCAGTCTATGCACCTGGAGACACGCCTGGTGCAGCTGGACAGTGCCATCGCCATGGAGCTCTGGCAG GAAGCTTTCAAGGCTGTGGAAGACATCCATGGTCTCTTTGCCCTTTCCAAGAAGCCTCCCAAGCCTCAACTTATGGCCAACTACTACAACAAGGTGTCCACTGTGTTTTGGAAGTCTGGGAACGCCCTGTTCCACGCCTGCACCCTCCACCGCCTCTACCACCTCTCCAGGGAGATGCGCAAGAACCTCACCCAGGAGGAGATGCAGAG gaTGTCCACAAGGGTGCTCCTTGCCACCCTGTCCATTCCAATCACCCCGGAGCGCACGGACATTGCCCGCCTGTTGGACATGGATGGCATCATCGTGGAGAAACACCGAAGGCTGGCCACACTACTGGGCCTGCAGTCCCCACCGACCCGCCAGAGCCTCATCAATGACATG GTGAGGTTCAATTTGCTGCAGTACATTGTACCTGAGGTGAAGGAGCTGTACAATTGGCTGGAGATGGACTTCCACCCACTGAAGCTGAGTGGAAGAGTAGCAAAG GTGTTGAACTGGGTGAGAGACCAGTCGGAGAAAGAGGCGGACCTCCAGCAGTACGTTCCCCACCTGCAGAGTAACACCATCCTCCGGCTGCTGCAGCAG GTGGCGCAAATTTATCAGAGCATTGAGTTCAGCCGTCTGGCCTCCCTGGTTCCATTTGTGGATGCCTTCCAGTTGGAGCGCTCCATTGTGGATGCTGCCCGACACTGCGATCTGCAG GTTCGAATTGACCACACCACTCGAAACCTGAGCTTTGGTTCAGACCTGAACTACTCAACCAAAGAGGACTCTCCTGTGGGTCCGTTCCTGCAGAACATGCCCTCGGCGCAGATCCGGAACCAGCTGACAGCCATGTCGTCCTCCTTGGCCAAGGCGATCCAGGTCATAAAGCCTGCATCCATGCTG CAAGAGCGTGAGGAGCAAAGCCATCTGGCCATCACTGCCTACCTGAAGAATGGCCGCAAGGAGCACCAGCGCATCCTGGCCCGCCGGCAGACCATCGAGGAGCGCAAAGAGCGCCTAGAGAACCTCAACATCCAGCGGGAGAAGGAGGAGCTGGAACAACGCGAGGCGGAGCTGCAGAAGGTGCGCAAAGCGGAAGAGGAGCGCCTGCGCCAGGAGGCCAAGGAACGCGAGAAGGAGCGCATCATGCAGGAGCACGAGCAGATCAAGAAGAAGACGGTGCGCGAGCGGCTGGAGCAGATAAAGAAGACAGAGCTGGGAGCCAAGGCATTCAAATACTTTGATATAGAG AACCTTGAGGACCTGGACcctgacttcatcatgtccaagCAGGTAGAGCAGCTGGAGAAGGAGAAGCGAGAACTTCAAGACCGCCTGAAGAACCAGGAGAAAAAG ATTGACTACTTTGAGCGTGCCAAACGTCTGGAGGAGATCCCGTTGATCAAGAAGGCCTATGAGGAGCAGCGTGTCAAAGACATGGAGTTATGGGAGCtccaagaggaggagagg ATCAGCAACATGAAGGTGGAGCGTGAGAAGGCCTTGGAGCACAAACAGAGGATGTCCAGAATGATGCAGGACAAGGAGAACTTTGTGGGCAAAATAACCGACGCTCGCAGCTTCATCTACGAG GAAAAACTGAAACAGTTCCAGGAGcgcctggtggaggagaggacgaagcgtcgagaggagaggaagatcCACCGCAAAGAGGACCGTCGCAACACCTTCTACCGCAATAAGGAGGAGGAGGCCCAGCGCATCCACGAGGAGCAGCTCAAGAAAG AGCGCGAGGAGCGTGAGCGCATCGAGCAGGAGGCGCGCGAGGCAGAGGAGGCGGTGTACCAGGAGCGCCTTGCCAAActggaggagcaggagaggaagcAGCGCGCCCGGCAGCAGGAGATTGAGGAGCGCGAGCGACgcagggaagaggagatgagggcccCTGCTAGGTCCGAGGAGAAACCCAGAGGAGAAGCCAAG GACTGGGGCgctgagaaggaggagggaggaggaggatggaggaggcgCACCGAGGTTGAATCAGAGAGGCGTCGCCCCGTGCCTGATAA TGTCACCGTACAGGCTAA gGACTGGAGAGTCGAGGGCCGCGAGGATGTCGGCGAGGACAGAGACCGAGAGCCACccttcaggagaggaggagacggccCTCGCCGTGGCGGAGACGATGACCGTGGACCCCCACGCAGGGGCTTCGGGGATGACGACCGCCCCCTGCGCAGAGGCATGGATGAGGACCGTCCACCAAGGAGAACCTTTGGGGATGATGACCGTGGTCCCAGAAGGGGAGGGGACGAGGACCGCGGTCCCCGCAGAGGCTTCGATGATGGCCCCCGCAGAGGCATGGATGAGTCCAGGGGCCCCAGACGCGGGGCTGATGATGACACCTGGGGccccaggagaggaggagatgacgaGAGGGGAGGGCCCCGTGACGACAAGCCATGGAAGCCTGCTGTCCGGCCCG TTGCTCTGGTGTCTGCTTCAGGTGGTGGCTGGCGTGAGAGGGAAAAGGCCCGCGAGGAGAGCTGGGGTCCACCCCGCGAAGGTGGTGGCCGCAAGGAGGACgaagagggcgagagggaggagagagaggaaaaacaggaGAGCGAACGCTTCCCAGAGCGCCGCCCacccag GGAGGAgggtagtggaggtggtggtgcCTGGAGAAGGCCAGGTGCTGATGAGGCGCCAAAGAAAAGCTGGAGAGACTCTGTTCGTCAGGAAGAGCCTGCCCGCGAGGACCGCCCTCCTATCCGTCGAGAGCGACCTGATCGCAGAGATGACCGTGACCGCCCCCCACCCAGCAGAGAGCCTGAAGAAG GAGGCAGCTCCTGGCGCCGTGCTGGTGACGACAAGCGTGAGGAGCGTAAAGAGGAACGTCCGATTCCTCCCAGACCCAGAGAGGGCGAGCGTGAAGAGGACGGAGAGAAGAGCTCCTGGCGCTccgagaaagacaaagagaacgCTGGTCGCCCTAAGAAGACCACCGACGAGACCGACGATGACGGCTGGACCACTGTGGCCCGCCGCTGA
- the LOC118369516 gene encoding eukaryotic translation initiation factor 3 subunit A-like isoform X4 encodes MPAYFQRPENALKRANEFLEVGKKQPALDVLYDVIKSKKHRTWQKIHEPIMVKYLELCVDLRKSHLAKEGLYQYKNICQQVNIKSLEDVVRAYLKLAEEKTETAKGESQQMVLDIEDLDNIQTPESVLLSAVSGEDTQDRTDRLLLTPWVKFLWESYRQCLDLLRNNSKVERLYHDIAQQAFKFCLQYTRKAEFRKLCDNLRMHLGQIQRHHNQSTAINLNNPESQSMHLETRLVQLDSAIAMELWQEAFKAVEDIHGLFALSKKPPKPQLMANYYNKVSTVFWKSGNALFHACTLHRLYHLSREMRKNLTQEEMQRMSTRVLLATLSIPITPERTDIARLLDMDGIIVEKHRRLATLLGLQSPPTRQSLINDMVRFNLLQYIVPEVKELYNWLEMDFHPLKLSGRVAKVLNWVRDQSEKEADLQQYVPHLQSNTILRLLQQVAQIYQSIEFSRLASLVPFVDAFQLERSIVDAARHCDLQVRIDHTTRNLSFGSDLNYSTKEDSPVGPFLQNMPSAQIRNQLTAMSSSLAKAIQVIKPASMLQEREEQSHLAITAYLKNGRKEHQRILARRQTIEERKERLENLNIQREKEELEQREAELQKVRKAEEERLRQEAKEREKERIMQEHEQIKKKTVRERLEQIKKTELGAKAFKYFDIENLEDLDPDFIMSKQVEQLEKEKRELQDRLKNQEKKIDYFERAKRLEEIPLIKKAYEEQRVKDMELWELQEEERISNMKVEREKALEHKQRMSRMMQDKENFVGKITDARSFIYEEKLKQFQERLVEERTKRREERKIHRKEDRRNTFYRNKEEEAQRIHEEQLKKEREERERIEQEAREAEEAVYQERLAKLEEQERKQRARQQEIEERERRREEEMRAPARSEEKPRGEAKDWGAEKEEGGGGWRRRTEVESERRRPVPDNVTVQAKDWRVEGREDVGEDRDREPPFRRGGDGPRRGGDDDRGPPRRGFGDDDRPLRRGMDEDRPPRRTFGDDDRGPRRGGDEDRGPRRGFDDGPRRGMDESRGPRRGADDDTWGPRRGGDDERGGPRDDKPWKPAVRPGGGWREREKAREESWGPPREGGGRKEDEEGEREEREEKQESERFPERRPPRSDTQEEGSGGGGAWRRPGADEAPKKSWRDSVRQEEPAREDRPPIRRERPDRRDDRDRPPPSREPEEGGSSWRRAGDDKREERKEERPIPPRPREGEREEDGEKSSWRSEKDKENAGRPKKTTDETDDDGWTTVARR; translated from the exons ATGCCGGCATATTTCCAACGACCGGAGAATGCTCTCAAACGAGCAAATG AGTTCTTGGAGGTTGGCAAAAAGCAGCCAGCTTTGGATGTCTTGTACGATGTCATCAAGAGCAAAAAGCATCGAACATGGCAGAAGATCCACGAGCCCATCATGGTCAAGTACCTGGAGCTCTGTGTTGACCTGCGCAAGAGCCACCTGGCAAAGGAGGGTCTCTACCAGTACAAGAACATCTGCCAGCAG GTGAACATCAAATCCCTCGAGGATGTGGTTCGAGCCTACCTGAAGTTGGCCGAGGAGAAGACCGAGACCGCCAAGGGGGAGTCACAGCAGATGGTCCTGGACATTGAGGACCTTGACAACATCCAGACTCCTGAGag TGTACTTCTGAGTGCTGTGAGTGGTGAAGACACCCAGGATCGTACAGACCGTCTGCTGCTCACTCCTTGGGTGAAATTTCTGTGGGAATCCTACCGCCAATGCCTGGACCTGCTGCGTAACAACTCCAAGGTGGAGCGCCTATACCATGACATTGCCCAACAAG CTTTCAAGTTCTGCCTTCAGTACACCCGTAAGGCAGAGTTCCGGAAGCTGTGCGACAATCTACGCATGCATCTGGGTCAGATCCAGCGCCACCACAACCAGAGTACGGCCATCAACCTGAACAACCCTGAGAGCCAGTCTATGCACCTGGAGACACGCCTGGTGCAGCTGGACAGTGCCATCGCCATGGAGCTCTGGCAG GAAGCTTTCAAGGCTGTGGAAGACATCCATGGTCTCTTTGCCCTTTCCAAGAAGCCTCCCAAGCCTCAACTTATGGCCAACTACTACAACAAGGTGTCCACTGTGTTTTGGAAGTCTGGGAACGCCCTGTTCCACGCCTGCACCCTCCACCGCCTCTACCACCTCTCCAGGGAGATGCGCAAGAACCTCACCCAGGAGGAGATGCAGAG gaTGTCCACAAGGGTGCTCCTTGCCACCCTGTCCATTCCAATCACCCCGGAGCGCACGGACATTGCCCGCCTGTTGGACATGGATGGCATCATCGTGGAGAAACACCGAAGGCTGGCCACACTACTGGGCCTGCAGTCCCCACCGACCCGCCAGAGCCTCATCAATGACATG GTGAGGTTCAATTTGCTGCAGTACATTGTACCTGAGGTGAAGGAGCTGTACAATTGGCTGGAGATGGACTTCCACCCACTGAAGCTGAGTGGAAGAGTAGCAAAG GTGTTGAACTGGGTGAGAGACCAGTCGGAGAAAGAGGCGGACCTCCAGCAGTACGTTCCCCACCTGCAGAGTAACACCATCCTCCGGCTGCTGCAGCAG GTGGCGCAAATTTATCAGAGCATTGAGTTCAGCCGTCTGGCCTCCCTGGTTCCATTTGTGGATGCCTTCCAGTTGGAGCGCTCCATTGTGGATGCTGCCCGACACTGCGATCTGCAG GTTCGAATTGACCACACCACTCGAAACCTGAGCTTTGGTTCAGACCTGAACTACTCAACCAAAGAGGACTCTCCTGTGGGTCCGTTCCTGCAGAACATGCCCTCGGCGCAGATCCGGAACCAGCTGACAGCCATGTCGTCCTCCTTGGCCAAGGCGATCCAGGTCATAAAGCCTGCATCCATGCTG CAAGAGCGTGAGGAGCAAAGCCATCTGGCCATCACTGCCTACCTGAAGAATGGCCGCAAGGAGCACCAGCGCATCCTGGCCCGCCGGCAGACCATCGAGGAGCGCAAAGAGCGCCTAGAGAACCTCAACATCCAGCGGGAGAAGGAGGAGCTGGAACAACGCGAGGCGGAGCTGCAGAAGGTGCGCAAAGCGGAAGAGGAGCGCCTGCGCCAGGAGGCCAAGGAACGCGAGAAGGAGCGCATCATGCAGGAGCACGAGCAGATCAAGAAGAAGACGGTGCGCGAGCGGCTGGAGCAGATAAAGAAGACAGAGCTGGGAGCCAAGGCATTCAAATACTTTGATATAGAG AACCTTGAGGACCTGGACcctgacttcatcatgtccaagCAGGTAGAGCAGCTGGAGAAGGAGAAGCGAGAACTTCAAGACCGCCTGAAGAACCAGGAGAAAAAG ATTGACTACTTTGAGCGTGCCAAACGTCTGGAGGAGATCCCGTTGATCAAGAAGGCCTATGAGGAGCAGCGTGTCAAAGACATGGAGTTATGGGAGCtccaagaggaggagagg ATCAGCAACATGAAGGTGGAGCGTGAGAAGGCCTTGGAGCACAAACAGAGGATGTCCAGAATGATGCAGGACAAGGAGAACTTTGTGGGCAAAATAACCGACGCTCGCAGCTTCATCTACGAG GAAAAACTGAAACAGTTCCAGGAGcgcctggtggaggagaggacgaagcgtcgagaggagaggaagatcCACCGCAAAGAGGACCGTCGCAACACCTTCTACCGCAATAAGGAGGAGGAGGCCCAGCGCATCCACGAGGAGCAGCTCAAGAAAG AGCGCGAGGAGCGTGAGCGCATCGAGCAGGAGGCGCGCGAGGCAGAGGAGGCGGTGTACCAGGAGCGCCTTGCCAAActggaggagcaggagaggaagcAGCGCGCCCGGCAGCAGGAGATTGAGGAGCGCGAGCGACgcagggaagaggagatgagggcccCTGCTAGGTCCGAGGAGAAACCCAGAGGAGAAGCCAAG GACTGGGGCgctgagaaggaggagggaggaggaggatggaggaggcgCACCGAGGTTGAATCAGAGAGGCGTCGCCCCGTGCCTGATAA TGTCACCGTACAGGCTAA gGACTGGAGAGTCGAGGGCCGCGAGGATGTCGGCGAGGACAGAGACCGAGAGCCACccttcaggagaggaggagacggccCTCGCCGTGGCGGAGACGATGACCGTGGACCCCCACGCAGGGGCTTCGGGGATGACGACCGCCCCCTGCGCAGAGGCATGGATGAGGACCGTCCACCAAGGAGAACCTTTGGGGATGATGACCGTGGTCCCAGAAGGGGAGGGGACGAGGACCGCGGTCCCCGCAGAGGCTTCGATGATGGCCCCCGCAGAGGCATGGATGAGTCCAGGGGCCCCAGACGCGGGGCTGATGATGACACCTGGGGccccaggagaggaggagatgacgaGAGGGGAGGGCCCCGTGACGACAAGCCATGGAAGCCTGCTGTCCGGCCCG GTGGTGGCTGGCGTGAGAGGGAAAAGGCCCGCGAGGAGAGCTGGGGTCCACCCCGCGAAGGTGGTGGCCGCAAGGAGGACgaagagggcgagagggaggagagagaggaaaaacaggaGAGCGAACGCTTCCCAGAGCGCCGCCCacccaggtcagacacaca GGAGGAgggtagtggaggtggtggtgcCTGGAGAAGGCCAGGTGCTGATGAGGCGCCAAAGAAAAGCTGGAGAGACTCTGTTCGTCAGGAAGAGCCTGCCCGCGAGGACCGCCCTCCTATCCGTCGAGAGCGACCTGATCGCAGAGATGACCGTGACCGCCCCCCACCCAGCAGAGAGCCTGAAGAAG GAGGCAGCTCCTGGCGCCGTGCTGGTGACGACAAGCGTGAGGAGCGTAAAGAGGAACGTCCGATTCCTCCCAGACCCAGAGAGGGCGAGCGTGAAGAGGACGGAGAGAAGAGCTCCTGGCGCTccgagaaagacaaagagaacgCTGGTCGCCCTAAGAAGACCACCGACGAGACCGACGATGACGGCTGGACCACTGTGGCCCGCCGCTGA